The genomic stretch TTATTCTAATAAAGATGTCAATGCAGTTATGGAAGATCAGATAACTGAATATTTAAAGAGTTAACTACTATTATGACACTTAGGTTAAACTAAGTGTCATAATTATAATATGCAACCAATAGGAGACAATAATATGAAAAAAGTAATTATAATGGGGGCAAATGGCTTTATAGGATCACATCTTGCCATTATGTTTCTTAAAGAAAACTGGGATGTTTACTGTCTTGTGCAAAATAAGTCGAATTTTGAGTTGGATGGAAGTAATATTATTGAATTTGAACTTAATAAATTGAATGAACTAGAAGGTAAACTTCCTACTAATGCAGATTTATTTTATAACTTAGCTTGGATAGGGGTAAGTTCCACTTATAAAAATGATTTTGAAATACAGTCACAAAATATAGCACACTCATTAGAAGCACTAAAGTTAGCAGAAAAGTTAAAATGTTCAAAAGTAATTTATCCTGGTTCGGTTTCGGAATACGCTTATGCAGAAACACCTGTGAATGGAAGAAACTTACCGTGTCCAGCTGATATGTACAGTGCATGTAAAACATCTGTGCATTTTATTTGTGATCTATATTCAAGGCAAAATAATTTAGAATTTCTATGGGTCCTTATACCAAGCATCTATGGACCTGGAAGAGAAGATAACAATATAATTACGTATGCTATAAAAACTTTTTTAAGTAATAAAAAGCCTTCTTTTACGAAACTAGAACAAATGTGGGATTATTTATATATTGATGATTTGATAGCTGCTTTATATTTATTAGGGCAGCAAGGAATAGGGGGTAAAACATATGTAGTAGGAACAGGAAATTCATATCCACTATCAAAGTACATTGAAATAATCAGAGATATAATTAATCCATCGCTTCCTATGGGGATTGGTGAATTACCGTATAAAACGACTAAAGTAGACAATTCGATAGTTGATATTACTTTGTTAACAGAAGATACTGACTATAAACCTAGATATACTTTTTATCAGGGAATTGTAAATACAATAGAGTATTTTAAGAAAAATAGAAATGAGGGGAATAAATATGATTGAAGCAATAGTTGTAGGTGCCGGATTCTCTGGCGCAGTAATAGCACGTCACTTAGCAGTAAACAAAAATAAAAAAGTACTACTATTAGATAAAAGGAATCACATTGCTGGAAACATGTATGATAAAGTAGATGAAAATGGGATAATTGTACAACAGTATGGACCGCATATCTTTCATACAAATAATGAACGAGTTTACAATTATATAAAGCAATTTGGGACCTGGGAAAAATATTTTCTAGAATGCATGGTTTTCATGAATGGTAAATATACAAATTCGCCATTCAACTTCAAGACTATTGATGATTACTATGAAAAAGATAAAGCAGAATTATTAAAAGAAAGAATTAGTAAATATTATAATGGACTTGAAAAAGCTACAATAGTTGAAATGCTTAATTGTGAAGATGAAATCATAAGAGGGTATGCAAAGTTCCTTTTTGATAATGACTACAGTTTATATACTGCTAAGCAGTGGGGGATATCACCAAGCGAAATTGATATAAGTGTATTAAAAAGAGTGCCAGTTCTTTTTTCTTATAACACTGGGTACTTTGATGATTTATATCAATGTATGCCTGTTGGAGGCTTTACAAATGTTATTGAAGACATTATAAATCATCCTAATATAGAAATCAAGTTAAATACTAATGTAAAAGACTATTTGGAATTTGATTTGAAAGACAGTGTTATAAAAAGAGATGGTACTGTGCTAAAAGTCCCTGTTGTTTATACAGGAGCTCTAGATGAGTTATCCGATTATAAGTTTGGGTTATTACCATATCGATCTTTGTATTTTGAGTACAAAACAGAAAACATAAAAAGTTATCAAAAGGCTCCAGTAGTTGCATATCCACAGGCTAAGAGTTTCACAAGAATTACAGAGTATAATAAATTACCGAAACAAGAAAGTATTAAAACAACAATTGCAGTAGAGTATCCGATTCAATATAATTTAGGTGGCGCCTCAGAACCATATTATCCAATTATTACTGAAGATAATCAAAATAAATATAATAAGTATAAAAGTTTATTTGATAAAATTGATAACATTTTTATTTGTGGTAGGCTTGCTGATTATAAATATTATAATATGGACCAAGTTATAAACCGAGCTTTGGAGGTATGTGATAGTTTAGATTTGTGGTTTTCCAAATGAATTAAATAAAATTACATTAGAAAAGTAGGTGATTTAATTAAAAGATTACTAATAGTTATTTCAAAATTATCAGGTGGAGGAGCAGAACACGTAGCTAGAAATAATATTGAATGTTTTGTAAATGATTCAAACATAGAGTTAGCTATATTAACTTGTGATGCTTCCGCGACAAAAATGTTTAATTTAAAAATATTTATTGCTAAGGATTTCAGAAGTTTAAAAGGAGTTTTTTCAAAAGGTATAGGTAGTATGTACATGGAATATAATTACAGAATTGTTCGGCAATGTCTAACGAGGTTTAAACCAGATATTATACATATGCATGACTATATACCATTTTCTCCAAGTATGTTAAAAGCTTTTAGTGAGTACAAAGTACGTTCCTTGTGTAAAATAATATTGACTCATCATACATTTTCTTTTTTGTGTACAAACGATTCATTATTTAATTACTCTACTTCAAAATTATGTGAAAAATGTATTGGTAAATTTGATAAAACTATCATTAAAGAAAATTGCTACAATAGCAATATTGGTTCAACTTTGAAGTATTTACAAAAAAAAAGAATAATGTATTTTATGGGTAATTTAATAGATATTCATGTAGCACCAAGCTATTTTATGAAGAATA from Anaerocolumna sp. AGMB13020 encodes the following:
- a CDS encoding NAD-dependent epimerase/dehydratase family protein, which gives rise to MKKVIIMGANGFIGSHLAIMFLKENWDVYCLVQNKSNFELDGSNIIEFELNKLNELEGKLPTNADLFYNLAWIGVSSTYKNDFEIQSQNIAHSLEALKLAEKLKCSKVIYPGSVSEYAYAETPVNGRNLPCPADMYSACKTSVHFICDLYSRQNNLEFLWVLIPSIYGPGREDNNIITYAIKTFLSNKKPSFTKLEQMWDYLYIDDLIAALYLLGQQGIGGKTYVVGTGNSYPLSKYIEIIRDIINPSLPMGIGELPYKTTKVDNSIVDITLLTEDTDYKPRYTFYQGIVNTIEYFKKNRNEGNKYD
- the glf gene encoding UDP-galactopyranose mutase, translating into MIEAIVVGAGFSGAVIARHLAVNKNKKVLLLDKRNHIAGNMYDKVDENGIIVQQYGPHIFHTNNERVYNYIKQFGTWEKYFLECMVFMNGKYTNSPFNFKTIDDYYEKDKAELLKERISKYYNGLEKATIVEMLNCEDEIIRGYAKFLFDNDYSLYTAKQWGISPSEIDISVLKRVPVLFSYNTGYFDDLYQCMPVGGFTNVIEDIINHPNIEIKLNTNVKDYLEFDLKDSVIKRDGTVLKVPVVYTGALDELSDYKFGLLPYRSLYFEYKTENIKSYQKAPVVAYPQAKSFTRITEYNKLPKQESIKTTIAVEYPIQYNLGGASEPYYPIITEDNQNKYNKYKSLFDKIDNIFICGRLADYKYYNMDQVINRALEVCDSLDLWFSK